From a single Eretmochelys imbricata isolate rEreImb1 chromosome 13, rEreImb1.hap1, whole genome shotgun sequence genomic region:
- the LOC144273151 gene encoding olfactory receptor 13G1-like: MKNQSIVTTFIILGLSSKPQLQVPLFILFLSIYIIALLGNLVIIAAILSSSKLHRPMYFFLLHLAVVDIICTSTIIPRMLGNLVVVSKSISYPRCMAQLYFFTWSLGAEMVLFTVMAYDRYAAICHPLRYSIMMNKTVSVGLSALVIVIAVVNSWVHTGLVLRLSFCGPNVINHFFCEIPSLLALSCTSVHLNEVMVFMADIFLAMGDFLLTCVSYYFIVRAILRIKTAEGKRKAFSTCSSHLIVVSLYYSTVIYTYIRPASSYSFDRDKMIATLYTLVTPTLNPIVYTLRNKDVKMAIKKMLPYPGK, translated from the coding sequence ATGAAGAACCAAAGCATCGTGACCACATTCATCATTCTGGGACTCTCCAGTAAACCCCAACTCCAGGTTCCACTCTTCATCCTATTCCTCTCCATCTACATCATTGCCCTGCTGGGCAACTTAGTAATCATTGCTGCCATCCTTTCCAGTTCCAAGCTCCACAggcccatgtactttttcctcctCCACTTGGCTGTGGTGGACATCATCTGCACCTCCACCATCATCCCCAGGATGCTGGGGAATCTAGTGGTTGTCAGTAAATCTATCTCTTACCCTAGGTGCATGGCCCAGCTCTACTTCTTCACATGGTCTCTGGGGGCTGAGATGGTACTCTTCACCGTCATGGCTTACGATCGCTATGCGGCCATTTGCCACCCTTTGCGTTACAGCATCATGATGAACAAGACCGTAAGTGTGGGCCTGTCTGCCCTAGTGATAGTCATTGCTGTGGTCAATTCGTGGGTGCACACTGGCCTCGTGTTGCGGCTGAGCTTCTGCGGGCCCAACGTTATCAACCACTTTTTCTGTGAAATCCCATCACTGCTGgctctctcctgcacctcagtgCATTTAAATGAGGTCATGGTCTTCATGGCGGACATTTTCCTAGCTATGGGGGACTTCCTGTTGACATGTGTCTCTTATTACTTTATTGTCAGGGCCATCTTGAGGATCAAAACGgctgaagggaagagaaaagccttctccacctgctcctcccacctcatTGTGGTGTCTCTTTATTACTCCACTGTCATCTACACCTACATTCGGCCAGCCTCTAGCTACTCCTTTGACAGGGACAAGATGATAGCCACCTTGTACACCCTGGTGACGCCAACTCTCAATCCTATAGTCTACACCCTAAGGAATAAAGATGTCAAGATGGCAATCAAGAAAATGCTTCCATACCCTGGGAAATAG